Proteins encoded in a region of the Dreissena polymorpha isolate Duluth1 chromosome 6, UMN_Dpol_1.0, whole genome shotgun sequence genome:
- the LOC127835810 gene encoding uncharacterized protein LOC127835810: protein MAARILGGGQSSVVDSGRAAGIVGGGQSGVVDSVRAAGIVGGFQSGVVDSGRAAGTVGGGQSSVVNSGRVAEIVGGGQSSVDSGKAEGIVGGSQSGVDSGRTARIVGGSQYGIDSGRAAGIVGGGLYGVDSERAAGIVGGFQSGVGYVDSGRAAGIVGGFQSGVIDSGRATGIVGGGRSVDDGRSVGIVRGQFGVVDSGRAAGIVGGSRSGFVDGGGDMEIDWWC from the coding sequence ATGGCAGCAAGAATACTTGGTGGTGGTCAGTCTAGCGTTGTggatagtggtagggcagcaggaatagttggtggtggtCAGTCTGGTGTTGTTGATAGTGttagggcagcaggaatagttggtggttTTCAGTCTGGtgttgttgatagtggtagggcagcaggaaCAGTTGGTGGTGGTCAGTCAAGTGTTGTGAATAGTGGTAGGGTAGCAGAAATAGTTGGTGGTGGTCAGTCTAGTGTTGATAGTGGAAAGGCAGAAGGAATAGTTGGTGGTAGTCAGTCTGGTGTTGATAGTGGTAGGACAGCAAGAATAGTTGGTGGTAGTCAGTATGGTattgatagtggtagggcagcaggaatagttggtggtggtCTGTATGGTGTTGATAGTGAaagggcagcaggaatagttggtggttTTCAGTCTGGTGTTGGTTAtgttgatagtggtagggcagcaggaatagttggtggttTTCAGTCTGGTGTTATTGATAGTGGTAGGGCAAcaggaatagttggtggtggtAGGTCTGTTGATGATGGTAGGTCTGTAGGAATTGTCAGAGGTCAATTTGGtgttgttgatagtggtagggcGGCAGGTATAGTTGGTGGAAGTAGGTCTGGCTTTGTTGATGGTGGGGGAGACATGGAAATTGATTGGTGGTGTTAG